Within Aliivibrio fischeri, the genomic segment GCTTCTGAGCTGTTGATTAAAGACCTTTCTTGGATGGAAAAACAATGGAAAGAAGGTGAGAAAAATTATCGTGCTGAGCTTTTATCTGAATCATCAGAGCAAGGTTTACGTAAGATGCTATTTGGTATGGGGTCATTATCTCTAGGTGAGTTAGCAGGCGAGCGAATGAAGGTTGCATTAGAAGCAAACTCAACAGAAGACGAGCACGATTGTTTTTCTGATAATACACATAACTCTCATTACTACAACGAACAAGGTATCTATAACGTCTATACGGGGACTTATACACGAGCTGATGGTTCTCAATTGTCTGGACCGAGTATTCATGATCTTGTTGCAAAGAAAGATGCCAAAGCAGCAAAAGAGATTAAACAGCAGTTTGATGCAACTCGTACTCAAGTAGGTACATTGGTTTCTGCTGCGGAGAAGGATAATCAACACTTTGATCAATTGATTGCCGCTGATAACGCTGCTGGTAATGCATTAGTAAACAAATCAATTATGTCGTTAGTTTTGCAAACCGCTTCTATTGAACGTGCTGCAAACGTTATTGGCATTACGAGTTTAAATCCTGATACAGCTGATCACGAATTTTAATTCTAAGAAAAAGCAGTAATACAATGATAGCGACCTAGAAATAGGTGTTAGCTCAATCACATTTCCCCCGATTTAGTGATTGAGCTCTTTTCTTTTTTCTATTGTGGTTATTGAAATAATAACGATAAACAATACCCATCGATACCCATAATAATATGACGATCAGGATATGCGACTTTATGAAACCCGCAATGCTTGGAGCAATAACTTTATTATCTACATTTTCTTTTTCTTCTTTCTCAGCTGATGTTAACCCTATTGATGTTGCCTCTGGTGGTAAGACAAGCGTAAAAAAAGAGGGGCAGAATGCCTTTTCTTTGCCTGCTGCAAATTTACCTATGAGTAAACGACTAGACTTTAGTGTCGGTAACAGTTTCTTTCGTAATCCTTGGGTACAAGCACCCGCGTCAACAGATGCCAGAGATGGACTCGGCCCTTTATTTAATACTAACGGTTGTCAAAATTGTCATATTAAAGATGGTAGAGGACATGCTCCTCGAGAAGGCGATACAAATGCTGTATCTATGCTTGTTCGATTAAGTATTCCAGCTTTTACTCCAGAGCAGAAAAAACGCATTATTTTAGAAGGGGTGATCCCTGAGCCTACTTATGGTGGGCAGCTTCAAGATTTCTCGTTATCTGGATTAAAGCCAGAAGGACAAATACACATTACCTATAATGATCTACCTGTAACGCTTTCTGATGGTTACGTTGTCACATTGCGTAAGCCAAATTTGACCATTACTGAATTAGCTTATGGTGACATGGATGAGAATGTAATGATGTCTGCACGAATTGCCCCACCTATGATCGGTTTAGGTTTATTAGAATCGATCCCTGAAAAAACCATCCTAGGTTTTGCTGAACAACAAAAGAATGAAAATAAAGGCGTTTCAGGTAAAGCAAACCGAGTGTGGGATGCAAAAACAAAGCAACTTGAATTAGGACGTTTTGGTTGGAAAGCCGGACAACCGACACTTATGCAACAAAATGCGGCAGCGTTTAACGGGGATTTAGGCTTAACGAGCAACATGTTCCCGAAAGATGACTGTACTCAAGCTCAGACAGCGTGTGCGAAGCTTCCCCATGGCGGTGAGCCAGAGGTTAGCGATAAGATTTTAAATTTTGTTGAATTTTATTCTCAGCATTTAGCGGTTCCGGTTCGTCGAAATGTAAATGATCCCGAAGTTATTAAAGGTCAAAAACTATTTAAAAATATTGGCTGTGAAAGCTGCCATAAAAGCAATATACAAACAGTAAAAATTAAAGACAGACCTGCGTTATCTAACCAGTTAATTCATCCTTATACTGATTTACTACTTCATGATATGGGGGAGGGGCTTGCAGATAATAGACCGGAGTTTTTAGCGAATGGGCAAGAATGGCGAACGCCACCATTGTGGGGACTTGGTTATACACAGGAAGTGAATGGGCATACAGAAATGCTGCATGATGGTCGAGCTAGAAATGCATTAGAGGCGATTCTTTGGCATGGTGGTGAAGCTCAAACAGCTCGTGATGCCGTGGTTAAATTATCAACGCAAGATCGCAATGCGTTACTTGAATTTCTGAACTCATTATAAAGGATAAGCAATGAAACCTAAGTATCTATTACTAAGCAGTACGGTTTTGCTTACTGCCTGTCAAAGTACTAGCCAAACCTCGATATCAAATGAAATGATTGAGCAAGTTTATGTTATTGAACAACAATCCGCCCAACGTTTAGCTGAGTCAAGTTTACAACTAGCGCAAAAGTTTGAATCTTACTGTGTAAAGCAAGCTGATAAGCAAGAGGTTGAAGAGCAGTGGCAGCAAACAATGCACTCTTGGATGGCATTACAAGGGCAAGAAAGGGGCCCAGAAGCAGCACTTGCATTAAATTGGAATATTCAATTTTGGCCGGATAAAAAAAATACAACAGGTCGAAAAATGTCTCAGTTATTACAACAAGATCTGAGTTGGAATAGTAAGTTAATTCAACAGCAAAGTGTGACAGCTCAAGGCCTTGGAGCTGTTGAGTGGTTGCTGTTTGACCAATCATCTACGTTGCCACAACCTGAAGCGTGTCAGTTGGGTAATGCGATTACACGTAATTTGGCGCTTAATACGCAAAAAATAGAACAAGCATGGCAAGTTAATCCATGGTCTGAATTTGATCAAACAATGTGGCTAAATGAATATATTGCGTTGTTAGCGAATCAACTGGATTACAGTATGAAAAAGCTGAGCCGTCCACTGGCAAAAATTGGACAACCACGTCCATATTTTGCTGAGTCATGGCGTTCAGAAAAGTCATTAACGTGGCTTAAATACAATGTTGAAGCAATGCGCACACTTTATATAGCTAATGGTGTTGGTCTTGATAATTATTTGCGTAAACAAGGGCATGCAGAGTTAGCCGATCGAATTAATGATCATTTTGATTCTACATTAGCATCGTGGCCTGCATCTTCGTCGTTGTTTGCTGCATTGCAAACTAAATCAGGCTATCAAGATACACTCTCTTTATATAACAAATTAGAGTATTTGAAGTACCTAATTCATGAAGAAGTAGCGATAGAGTTGAATATTGTAATAGGGTTCAATGCAACTGATGGCGATTGATAATCATAAACGTAAGTTATTAAAAAGTAGTGCGGCTGCTTTGGCATTGTCACCATGGCTAACAGCGTGTTCTTCTTCGTCGCTTCAGAGAGAAAAAGCGGCATTGGTATCTTGCTCTCGTACCGCTAATGGGCATTTTAGTGCAGTTGTTGCGGACAGTAACGGTTACCCAATTTATTCGATTCCACTACCAGAAAGAGGTCATGGTGTTGCTATCTCGCCTAATGGTGAGTTAGGTGTCGCATTTGCTCGACGCCCTGGTAACTATATGCAGTTGTTTAATATAGAAACGGGTAAAAGTTATGCCATTACTGCGTCTAGCCCTGACCGCTATTTTTATGGTCATGGTGTGTTTTCTTCTGATGGAATGACTCTGTATACCACAGAAGGTGAAAAGAAGACGAGCCAAGGCATTATTGGTGTTTATCAATTGCGTGATCACCAGTTAATTAAAGTAAACGAATTCTCAGGCTTTGGTATTGGCCCTCATGAAGTGATCCGTGTTGATGACACAACATTAGCGATAGGTGTTGGTGGCGTTCATACAGATGGTAGAACGCCCTTAAATTTAGAGTCGATGCAACCAGCGTTGGTCTATTTGTCTACTGAGTCTGGAGAAGTTGTTGAACGGGTTGGATTAGCCGAACATAAGTTAAGTATTCGCCATTTATCTCAAACTCATGACGGACGCGTGTTATGTGGTCAGCAATATCGAGGAGAGCCTGAAGATGGGGTTCCTTTAGTGGCAATACATCAACGAGGTGGGGCTTTAATTCCACTGAAAGCGGAACCTGAAGAATGGCTTAGATTTAATCATTACATAGCAAGCATTGCTGTATTAGGAACACATGTTGTTGCCACATCTCCTCGAGGAAATTGCTATGGTGTCTGGGATCTTGAAACAAACCAGTTAACTGAGATTATATCACTAGTGGATGCGTCTGGTGTGGTGGTTGAGCAAAGTGGACTTAACTCACCGCAATGGCATATTAGCTCAGGATCCGGAAAAGTGGTTAATAGAACTGAAAGTGGTATTGTCACAAGTCATCAAACGAATGTGATGTGGGATAACCATTGGAATCGAATTCCCCTAAA encodes:
- a CDS encoding di-heme oxidoredictase family protein — translated: MKPAMLGAITLLSTFSFSSFSADVNPIDVASGGKTSVKKEGQNAFSLPAANLPMSKRLDFSVGNSFFRNPWVQAPASTDARDGLGPLFNTNGCQNCHIKDGRGHAPREGDTNAVSMLVRLSIPAFTPEQKKRIILEGVIPEPTYGGQLQDFSLSGLKPEGQIHITYNDLPVTLSDGYVVTLRKPNLTITELAYGDMDENVMMSARIAPPMIGLGLLESIPEKTILGFAEQQKNENKGVSGKANRVWDAKTKQLELGRFGWKAGQPTLMQQNAAAFNGDLGLTSNMFPKDDCTQAQTACAKLPHGGEPEVSDKILNFVEFYSQHLAVPVRRNVNDPEVIKGQKLFKNIGCESCHKSNIQTVKIKDRPALSNQLIHPYTDLLLHDMGEGLADNRPEFLANGQEWRTPPLWGLGYTQEVNGHTEMLHDGRARNALEAILWHGGEAQTARDAVVKLSTQDRNALLEFLNSL
- a CDS encoding imelysin family protein yields the protein MKPKYLLLSSTVLLTACQSTSQTSISNEMIEQVYVIEQQSAQRLAESSLQLAQKFESYCVKQADKQEVEEQWQQTMHSWMALQGQERGPEAALALNWNIQFWPDKKNTTGRKMSQLLQQDLSWNSKLIQQQSVTAQGLGAVEWLLFDQSSTLPQPEACQLGNAITRNLALNTQKIEQAWQVNPWSEFDQTMWLNEYIALLANQLDYSMKKLSRPLAKIGQPRPYFAESWRSEKSLTWLKYNVEAMRTLYIANGVGLDNYLRKQGHAELADRINDHFDSTLASWPASSSLFAALQTKSGYQDTLSLYNKLEYLKYLIHEEVAIELNIVIGFNATDGD
- a CDS encoding DUF1513 domain-containing protein; this translates as MAIDNHKRKLLKSSAAALALSPWLTACSSSSLQREKAALVSCSRTANGHFSAVVADSNGYPIYSIPLPERGHGVAISPNGELGVAFARRPGNYMQLFNIETGKSYAITASSPDRYFYGHGVFSSDGMTLYTTEGEKKTSQGIIGVYQLRDHQLIKVNEFSGFGIGPHEVIRVDDTTLAIGVGGVHTDGRTPLNLESMQPALVYLSTESGEVVERVGLAEHKLSIRHLSQTHDGRVLCGQQYRGEPEDGVPLVAIHQRGGALIPLKAEPEEWLRFNHYIASIAVLGTHVVATSPRGNCYGVWDLETNQLTEIISLVDASGVVVEQSGLNSPQWHISSGSGKVVNRTESGIVTSHQTNVMWDNHWNRIPLK